A genomic segment from Luteolibacter ambystomatis encodes:
- a CDS encoding Calx-beta domain-containing protein: protein MKASRTLAVCLCLASAVVTTAVWWPSGRQDASSSRSAATRSDKREAAKADLPSGTIAPPSPDSGKVTPEMAEEFGAWALAKPRQPDMQPIEAFAGWIDRWKAASPEERKALVAEGARLAAARREEFKALIATDPRRALEEAVPRVVRQELPKSIVDSLETPVSTKGDYNVYMGRPAPGLDAPPDALTLRYFEADGVSYKARVFGQMNTVMSKPAIPLGGVSVDREFAVAESPLRQLEVGEIVPAGTTVQSTCPVSGNTTTAVSSGEAVASDTPTVEVGGEYITLCNGSHVTVLDDSYRTAIQASGPGGATSFVAAYPGASAKSIGDFHCLYIRVTYPDQMVAPNTESTAYADMANNARYYLESSYGKMTQTSVFTPVIVMPHTMRWYLDKDGEVDGLGLVHSDARAEAKKLGYDSAQFTCTIVRVNGGPRLGGTSWGGGNSVWITWNGMDVLNHECGHSLGRNHANYWSTTDGTAYGDGSNSEYGNSFDVMGGAYGFSAHYNAYSKRALSWLPDSYVNLPKGNGVYRIYAYDQPRLEEGKRYALAVAKDSIRSYNLEFHPARGGLLADTALVLYTGMGSNAGHLLDTTPGSPGGKGDGGIAVGRTYSDFESDQHFTVLSKNATTPPSLDIAYNRGPFPGNLPPTVTLATSGTTISVGGSVTFTATASDPNGDALAYQWDFSDGVGGTNSASISRTFSAAAQITALLTVSDMKGGTARRSVVVNVGSHGKQSVTGTVTDGVNPLAGVLITGNGKYCYTDADGTYTLAGVATGAQTLAASLPGYTFTPSTANPYTVVAGTNTVDWTATASTFVTLTKVADATEGGSSGTFRFTRTGSTAADLVVRVSPAGGTAVKTTDYTFSPDYVADGSYKSFTIPAGSATLDVTVAAVNDTSAEGPETITLQLASNGNYISGTGNSVVMTVVDNDTTLPQVAVTAPDPYATEDSSGTDTGTFTFTRTGATTSALNLTVAWSGGATNGTDYTTLSTTVTIPSGQSSVNVTVSPTNDSAIEGPETVVATISANAAYVLDTSATTSTVTITDDDVPVVTVTVPDADASENGPDSGMFLITRTGSTAADLKVYYGLSGSALQGVDYAPLSGEVVIPAGSSTAAVIVNPYNDAHGEQAETVTLAVTTFDNDYSVGTDFQGTVTITDNNDPTLITVRSNGAGTEGGSNTSVIFRAIGSGTGNVTVNYTVSGTATAGSDYTALSGSVSVPANGANEVSVPISIIDDGSAEPTETVVVTITPNAAYTVYNESSATALIRDNDSGGERVMVSNYNTSAAEGGSTGTFYFSRAGTTGDLTVNYTLSGTATNGTDYSSLSGSVVIPDGEQGVNVVVTPTDDATAEGTETVIATVASGTGYSVDVPASATIEIADNDTSSVTVGFQTATMQTSEQPGGLGEYRDIPVVLSASSASAITVSYIASGGTASGDDVDWSFADAANGNAFLPTGTLTFAPGVTTQNIRIRVKNDGVTEIPETAVIELRAPNAASLAANLNKMTVLIYDDTAPPVVLEQRWSGSTAYNTNTWTAVPSYSGFLYSFTPAQNVADSYSRRLTGQIVAPATGTYNFWIASDDGSRLYLSTDSTAANKVQIASLSSYTSYQNWDANASQKSANITLTAGQSYYMEVQHLEGSGSDHVSVAWQGPSFSRTPITFTLPDTAPRTVRLALASSTCLETDGSEPMLFASLDRPAGSTAVTVNYASSGTATNGSDYSLTAGTLTFNAGEQTKAIPLTLLTDAVNEAPETIVVTLSSPSGATLATPSSHTITLIDANAPVVTAASFNANAAQPASTVIGTVTATPASGRSIASWSIQSGNTGSVFAINSSGQVSLAAPGSLTVPGTAYTLVVRATDNLGAASDGMVTVTVQPGNGTWTNLSGGSWTTSGNWSGGLIANGTGGTADFSTLNLTADATVTLDGARTLGNLTFNDTTASNNWALNAGSGGVLTLDVTSGTPTITVSNQTATLGVVLAGSEGWAKAGAGKLTLTGTNTVTGGVNLNGSGLVTIGGSNAANTWTVPNGQYTAGVLLNSNTAIASGSTLNTSSNTSFPSGLGVANGVTVGGGSTINFNGASGRATYNLGTNSVLAANTVNDGTNPLQIVVGSGSLITGNIDLDGGQLNIRNDFTAMTGVTKNNTGVFTISGNISGTNASGINTPNTFTGTYVLTGANGFTGTTTVSGYTLSFNSVKNVGGGASALGAPATVAAGTIGIGNSTTGGTIVYTGSGNTSDRVINLAGTTGGAIIDQSGSGLLKFTGGVTATGAGVKTLTLRGSTAGAGEIGGVIANSTSTTAVTKTGTGAWTLSGANTYTGNTTVSAGTLFVTGSVSGTTSVASTATLGGTGTHNGAVSVASGGTLAPGVGGTGTLTVNSTLSLAGSAAMEVSKSGATLANDKVTGVSTLTCGGTLTVTSVGPDALAAGNTFQLFSATAYSGTFTTVTLPALTGGLVWNTSKLYVTGTISVNTPPVFTSDPINGGSVAQSDAYTGTLASVASDPDAGDVLTFTKVSGPAWLSVASNGALSGTPAGGDVGTNAFSVKVTDALGTYGTATLNITVTSLLPGYTAADIGTTGITGSSSYSGGVHTISGGGADIWGTADAFQFAYRSYTGDFDIRARVTSQTATHTSCKAGVMIRDSLAANAVNAMMEITPSNDVVFQYRATAGGSSSSIHGPATNTAPNNWVRLVRIGTSFTAFYSVDGTAWTPIGTTTLTMGSTVYTGLAVSSHVSGTLSTATFDNYATTAVDLPSPWVTADIGTTGLTGSAFRLNGVFQNTGAGVIGSTADGLRFTYQALTADGDITVRVPAFANSGSSSRLGVMIRDTLSADSRHVFLGTDASGAFTWSRRTATGGSISTSNSGTATAPNVWVRLVRGGDDITAYSSTDGSTWTNIGTVTMTLSTNCYIGLASGSGTTTTLTTASFDNITVNP from the coding sequence ATGAAAGCCAGTCGAACCCTTGCGGTTTGCTTGTGTCTTGCGTCCGCCGTCGTCACGACGGCCGTGTGGTGGCCGTCCGGTCGCCAGGATGCATCCTCATCCCGTTCCGCCGCGACGCGGAGCGACAAACGGGAAGCCGCGAAAGCGGATCTTCCATCCGGCACCATCGCCCCGCCTTCGCCCGACAGTGGCAAGGTCACCCCGGAGATGGCGGAGGAATTCGGTGCCTGGGCCCTGGCGAAACCAAGGCAGCCGGACATGCAGCCGATCGAGGCCTTCGCCGGCTGGATCGACCGCTGGAAAGCCGCTTCGCCCGAGGAACGGAAGGCCCTGGTTGCGGAAGGAGCCCGGCTCGCAGCGGCCCGCCGTGAGGAGTTCAAGGCACTGATCGCCACCGATCCACGCCGCGCCTTGGAGGAGGCCGTGCCGCGCGTGGTGCGGCAGGAGCTGCCGAAGTCGATCGTGGACTCGCTGGAGACACCGGTTTCGACCAAGGGCGATTACAACGTTTACATGGGCCGCCCGGCTCCCGGGCTGGACGCTCCGCCGGACGCGCTCACGCTGCGCTATTTCGAGGCGGACGGTGTCAGCTACAAGGCGCGCGTGTTCGGCCAGATGAACACCGTGATGTCGAAGCCAGCCATTCCCCTTGGCGGGGTGTCGGTGGACCGCGAGTTTGCGGTGGCGGAGAGTCCGCTGCGCCAGCTCGAGGTCGGCGAGATCGTTCCCGCCGGCACCACGGTGCAGTCCACCTGCCCGGTGTCCGGAAATACGACGACCGCCGTATCCAGCGGCGAGGCCGTCGCTTCGGACACGCCCACGGTCGAGGTTGGCGGGGAATACATCACGCTGTGCAACGGCTCGCACGTCACGGTGCTGGATGATTCCTACCGCACGGCGATCCAGGCCAGCGGCCCGGGCGGTGCGACGTCGTTCGTGGCGGCGTATCCGGGTGCCTCGGCGAAATCCATCGGGGATTTCCATTGCCTCTACATCCGCGTCACCTATCCGGACCAGATGGTCGCTCCGAACACGGAGAGCACGGCATATGCGGACATGGCGAACAACGCCCGCTACTATCTGGAAAGTTCCTACGGGAAGATGACCCAGACCAGCGTGTTCACCCCGGTGATCGTGATGCCGCACACCATGCGCTGGTATCTCGACAAGGACGGCGAGGTGGACGGCCTGGGCCTGGTACACAGCGACGCGCGCGCCGAGGCGAAGAAACTCGGCTACGATTCCGCGCAGTTCACCTGCACCATCGTCCGCGTGAATGGCGGTCCGCGGCTCGGCGGGACCTCCTGGGGCGGCGGCAACAGCGTGTGGATCACCTGGAACGGCATGGACGTGCTCAATCACGAGTGCGGCCACTCGCTCGGCCGCAACCATGCGAACTACTGGAGCACCACCGATGGCACCGCCTACGGTGATGGTAGTAATTCCGAATACGGAAACAGCTTCGACGTGATGGGCGGCGCCTACGGTTTCAGCGCCCACTACAACGCCTACAGCAAGCGCGCCCTCTCCTGGCTGCCGGACAGCTACGTGAACCTGCCGAAAGGCAATGGCGTCTATCGTATCTACGCCTACGACCAGCCGCGGCTGGAGGAGGGGAAACGCTATGCCCTCGCCGTGGCGAAGGACAGCATCCGCAGCTACAACCTCGAGTTCCATCCCGCGCGCGGAGGTCTGCTCGCGGACACCGCTTTGGTGCTCTACACCGGGATGGGCAGCAATGCCGGGCACCTGCTCGATACCACGCCCGGTTCTCCCGGAGGCAAGGGCGACGGCGGCATTGCCGTGGGCCGCACCTACTCGGACTTCGAGTCCGACCAGCACTTCACCGTGCTGTCGAAAAACGCCACCACGCCGCCTTCGCTGGATATCGCCTACAACCGGGGACCATTTCCCGGCAATCTTCCGCCGACCGTCACCCTCGCCACTTCCGGCACGACCATTTCCGTGGGTGGCAGCGTGACCTTCACCGCCACGGCATCCGATCCGAATGGCGATGCGCTCGCCTACCAGTGGGACTTCAGTGATGGAGTGGGCGGCACCAACAGCGCCAGCATCAGCCGCACTTTCAGCGCGGCGGCCCAGATCACCGCGTTGCTCACCGTATCCGACATGAAAGGCGGCACCGCCCGCCGTTCGGTGGTGGTGAATGTGGGCTCGCATGGCAAGCAGTCCGTCACCGGCACCGTCACCGATGGAGTCAATCCGCTGGCGGGAGTGCTCATCACCGGCAATGGCAAGTACTGCTACACCGATGCGGACGGCACCTACACCCTGGCCGGAGTGGCCACCGGTGCACAGACGCTGGCCGCGAGCCTGCCGGGCTACACCTTCACGCCCTCCACCGCGAATCCTTATACGGTGGTCGCGGGAACGAACACCGTGGACTGGACCGCGACGGCTTCCACCTTTGTCACGCTCACGAAAGTGGCGGATGCGACCGAGGGCGGATCGAGCGGCACCTTCCGCTTCACCCGCACCGGCAGCACCGCCGCGGATCTGGTGGTGCGCGTTTCGCCGGCCGGTGGCACGGCGGTGAAAACCACCGACTACACCTTCTCGCCGGATTACGTGGCGGACGGTTCCTACAAGTCCTTCACCATCCCCGCGGGCTCGGCCACGCTGGATGTCACGGTGGCCGCGGTCAATGACACCTCCGCCGAGGGACCGGAAACCATCACGCTGCAGCTCGCCTCGAACGGCAACTACATCTCGGGCACCGGCAATTCCGTGGTGATGACCGTGGTGGACAATGACACCACGCTGCCGCAGGTCGCCGTGACAGCGCCTGATCCGTATGCAACGGAGGACTCCAGCGGCACGGATACCGGCACGTTCACTTTCACCCGCACCGGTGCCACCACCTCCGCGCTGAACCTCACCGTGGCGTGGAGCGGGGGAGCCACCAATGGCACCGACTACACCACGCTGTCCACGACCGTCACGATTCCCTCCGGGCAGAGCTCGGTGAATGTCACGGTGTCTCCGACCAATGACAGCGCGATCGAAGGACCGGAGACCGTGGTTGCCACCATCAGTGCCAATGCGGCGTACGTGCTGGATACCTCGGCCACCACGTCCACGGTGACGATCACCGATGATGACGTGCCGGTGGTCACCGTGACCGTCCCCGATGCGGATGCTTCGGAAAACGGACCGGACTCCGGGATGTTCCTTATCACCCGCACCGGCAGCACTGCTGCGGATCTGAAGGTTTACTACGGCCTTTCCGGCAGCGCCCTGCAGGGTGTGGACTACGCCCCGCTTTCGGGCGAGGTGGTGATTCCGGCGGGCTCGTCCACTGCGGCGGTGATCGTCAATCCCTACAACGATGCGCACGGGGAGCAGGCGGAGACCGTCACGCTCGCTGTGACCACCTTCGATAATGACTACAGCGTTGGTACCGATTTCCAGGGCACCGTCACCATCACGGATAACAACGATCCGACGCTCATCACCGTACGTTCCAATGGAGCGGGAACCGAAGGTGGCTCGAACACCTCGGTGATTTTCCGTGCGATTGGCAGCGGCACCGGCAATGTCACGGTGAACTACACCGTCTCGGGCACCGCCACCGCGGGCAGCGATTACACCGCGCTTTCAGGTTCGGTATCCGTTCCCGCCAATGGCGCGAACGAAGTCAGCGTGCCCATCAGCATCATTGACGATGGCAGTGCCGAGCCGACCGAGACCGTGGTTGTCACGATCACTCCGAACGCCGCCTACACGGTTTACAACGAAAGCTCCGCCACGGCGCTGATCCGCGACAATGACAGCGGCGGCGAGCGGGTGATGGTTTCGAACTACAATACCTCCGCCGCCGAGGGTGGGAGCACGGGGACGTTCTACTTCTCCCGCGCCGGCACCACCGGTGATCTCACGGTGAACTACACGCTCTCCGGCACCGCCACCAATGGCACCGACTACTCCAGCCTCTCCGGTAGTGTGGTCATCCCGGATGGCGAGCAGGGTGTGAACGTGGTGGTGACCCCCACCGACGACGCCACCGCGGAAGGCACGGAAACGGTGATCGCCACCGTGGCCTCCGGCACCGGTTACAGCGTGGATGTTCCGGCCTCGGCCACCATCGAGATCGCGGACAACGATACCTCATCCGTCACGGTTGGCTTCCAAACGGCGACGATGCAGACCAGCGAACAACCCGGCGGACTGGGGGAATACCGGGACATTCCGGTGGTGCTCTCCGCTTCCTCCGCCAGCGCCATCACGGTGAGCTACATCGCCAGTGGTGGCACCGCTTCCGGGGATGACGTCGATTGGTCTTTCGCCGATGCGGCGAATGGCAATGCGTTCCTGCCGACCGGCACCCTGACCTTCGCGCCGGGCGTTACCACACAGAACATTCGCATCCGCGTGAAGAACGATGGTGTGACGGAAATTCCGGAAACCGCGGTCATCGAGCTGCGCGCTCCCAATGCCGCCTCTCTGGCTGCGAACCTCAACAAGATGACCGTGCTCATCTACGATGACACGGCTCCACCAGTCGTCCTTGAGCAACGTTGGTCCGGTAGCACCGCCTATAACACGAATACCTGGACCGCGGTGCCTTCCTACAGCGGCTTCCTCTACAGCTTCACGCCCGCGCAGAACGTGGCGGACAGCTATTCGCGCCGTCTCACCGGGCAGATTGTCGCTCCGGCCACCGGCACCTACAACTTCTGGATCGCCTCCGATGATGGCAGCCGCCTCTACCTGAGCACGGATTCCACCGCGGCGAACAAGGTCCAGATCGCCTCGCTGTCCAGCTACACCTCCTACCAGAACTGGGATGCGAATGCCTCGCAGAAGTCGGCGAACATCACGCTGACGGCGGGCCAGAGCTATTACATGGAGGTGCAGCACTTGGAAGGCAGCGGCAGCGACCATGTCTCGGTGGCATGGCAGGGGCCGTCCTTCAGCCGCACGCCGATCACGTTCACGCTGCCGGATACCGCGCCGCGGACCGTGCGTCTCGCGCTTGCGTCCAGCACCTGCTTGGAAACCGATGGCTCGGAGCCGATGCTCTTTGCATCGCTCGACCGACCCGCGGGATCCACCGCTGTGACGGTGAACTATGCGTCCTCCGGAACCGCCACCAATGGCAGCGATTACTCGCTCACCGCGGGCACGCTGACGTTCAATGCAGGCGAGCAGACCAAGGCGATTCCGCTGACCTTGCTCACCGATGCGGTGAACGAAGCGCCTGAAACCATCGTGGTCACCTTGTCGAGTCCTTCGGGCGCGACCTTGGCCACACCGTCCTCGCACACGATCACCTTGATCGATGCGAATGCTCCGGTCGTGACCGCGGCTTCATTCAATGCGAACGCCGCGCAACCCGCTTCAACGGTGATTGGCACCGTTACCGCGACTCCGGCGTCCGGCCGCAGCATCGCGAGCTGGTCGATCCAGTCCGGCAATACCGGCAGCGTGTTCGCAATCAATTCCAGCGGTCAGGTGAGCCTCGCGGCTCCGGGATCGTTGACGGTTCCGGGCACGGCCTACACGCTGGTGGTCCGCGCCACCGACAACCTCGGCGCGGCGTCCGATGGCATGGTGACCGTCACCGTGCAACCGGGCAATGGCACGTGGACGAACCTGTCCGGTGGCTCCTGGACGACCTCGGGCAACTGGAGCGGCGGCCTCATTGCCAATGGCACGGGTGGCACGGCGGACTTCAGTACGCTGAACCTCACTGCGGATGCGACGGTCACTCTGGATGGCGCACGGACCCTCGGCAATCTGACGTTCAACGACACGACGGCCAGCAACAACTGGGCGCTCAATGCCGGGTCTGGTGGAGTCCTGACGCTGGATGTCACCAGCGGCACGCCAACCATCACGGTGAGCAACCAGACCGCCACGCTTGGTGTGGTGCTGGCAGGTTCCGAAGGCTGGGCCAAAGCGGGAGCAGGCAAGCTCACGCTCACCGGCACCAATACGGTGACCGGCGGCGTGAATCTGAACGGCTCCGGTCTCGTCACCATCGGCGGCAGCAATGCGGCCAATACGTGGACCGTTCCCAACGGCCAGTACACGGCGGGCGTGCTGCTCAACAGCAATACCGCGATTGCTTCCGGCTCGACATTGAATACCTCGTCCAATACCAGCTTCCCGTCGGGCCTCGGTGTGGCGAACGGCGTGACGGTTGGCGGCGGCTCGACCATCAACTTCAATGGTGCGAGCGGTCGTGCGACCTACAACCTCGGCACCAATTCGGTGTTGGCGGCGAATACGGTGAACGATGGCACCAATCCGCTGCAGATCGTGGTGGGCAGTGGTTCGCTGATCACCGGCAATATCGATCTGGATGGCGGCCAGTTGAACATCCGCAACGACTTCACGGCCATGACCGGCGTGACGAAGAACAACACCGGAGTGTTCACCATCTCCGGAAACATCAGCGGTACCAACGCGTCCGGCATCAACACACCGAACACGTTCACCGGTACCTATGTGCTCACCGGTGCGAACGGCTTCACCGGCACCACGACGGTGTCGGGCTACACGCTGTCGTTCAACTCGGTGAAGAACGTCGGCGGAGGGGCGAGCGCGCTCGGAGCTCCCGCCACCGTGGCGGCGGGCACGATCGGCATTGGCAACTCCACCACCGGCGGCACGATCGTCTATACCGGCAGCGGCAACACCTCGGACCGTGTGATCAATCTGGCGGGTACGACCGGCGGTGCGATCATCGATCAATCCGGCTCCGGTCTGCTGAAGTTCACCGGCGGCGTGACCGCCACCGGTGCGGGTGTGAAGACGCTCACGCTGCGCGGTTCCACCGCCGGGGCGGGCGAGATCGGTGGTGTGATCGCGAACAGCACCAGCACCACCGCGGTGACGAAGACCGGCACGGGTGCATGGACGCTCTCCGGTGCGAACACCTACACCGGTAATACGACCGTTTCAGCGGGTACATTGTTTGTTACCGGCAGTGTGAGCGGGACGACGAGTGTCGCCAGCACCGCGACCCTCGGTGGTACGGGCACCCACAATGGCGCGGTTTCGGTGGCGTCCGGCGGGACGCTTGCTCCGGGTGTCGGCGGCACCGGCACCTTGACGGTGAACAGCACGCTGTCCCTCGCGGGTAGCGCGGCGATGGAGGTGTCCAAATCCGGTGCCACACTGGCCAATGACAAGGTGACGGGCGTGAGCACGCTGACCTGTGGCGGCACGCTGACTGTCACGAGCGTGGGGCCTGACGCGTTGGCGGCGGGCAATACGTTCCAACTCTTCAGCGCCACCGCGTATTCGGGAACGTTCACCACCGTGACCCTGCCGGCACTGACCGGCGGTCTGGTGTGGAACACCTCGAAACTGTATGTGACCGGCACCATCTCGGTGAACACGCCGCCGGTCTTCACCAGTGATCCGATCAACGGTGGCAGTGTCGCTCAATCGGATGCTTACACGGGGACGCTCGCCAGCGTGGCAAGTGATCCGGATGCGGGGGATGTGCTCACCTTCACCAAGGTCAGCGGCCCGGCCTGGCTCAGTGTGGCCTCAAACGGCGCGCTCAGCGGAACGCCCGCGGGAGGTGACGTGGGAACCAACGCCTTCTCGGTGAAGGTGACGGATGCTCTCGGCACCTATGGAACGGCGACGCTGAACATCACCGTGACCTCGTTGCTTCCGGGATACACGGCGGCAGACATCGGAACGACGGGCATCACCGGCAGCAGCAGCTACTCCGGCGGCGTCCACACGATCTCGGGTGGCGGCGCGGATATATGGGGTACGGCGGATGCTTTCCAGTTCGCCTACCGTTCCTACACCGGGGACTTCGACATCCGCGCGCGGGTGACCTCGCAGACCGCCACCCACACGTCATGCAAGGCGGGGGTGATGATCCGCGACAGCCTCGCGGCGAATGCGGTCAACGCGATGATGGAGATCACACCGTCCAATGACGTGGTGTTCCAGTATCGCGCGACCGCCGGTGGCAGCAGCTCGTCCATCCACGGTCCGGCTACGAACACCGCGCCGAACAACTGGGTGCGTCTGGTCCGCATAGGCACGTCCTTCACGGCCTTCTACTCGGTGGATGGCACGGCATGGACTCCGATCGGCACAACCACACTCACCATGGGCAGCACGGTCTATACCGGTCTGGCGGTGAGCAGTCACGTCAGCGGCACGCTCAGCACGGCGACCTTCGACAACTACGCGACCACGGCGGTGGATCTGCCGAGTCCGTGGGTGACGGCGGACATCGGTACCACCGGCCTCACGGGTAGCGCGTTCCGCTTGAATGGTGTGTTCCAGAATACCGGTGCGGGAGTGATCGGCAGCACGGCCGACGGCCTTCGCTTCACCTATCAGGCTCTCACCGCGGATGGTGACATCACGGTGCGCGTGCCCGCGTTTGCGAACAGCGGCTCGTCCTCGCGCCTCGGCGTGATGATCCGTGATACGTTGTCCGCGGACTCCCGCCATGTGTTCCTGGGCACGGATGCTTCTGGGGCCTTCACCTGGTCACGTCGCACGGCGACGGGAGGCAGCATCTCGACCTCGAACAGCGGCACGGCCACCGCGCCGAACGTATGGGTGCGTCTGGTCCGCGGCGGCGATGACATCACCGCATATTCGAGCACCGATGGAAGCACCTGGACCAACATCGGCACGGTGACGATGACCTTGTCCACCAACTGCTACATCGGCCTCGCCAGTGGCAGTGGCACGACCACCACGCTGACGACTGCATCGTTCGACAACATCACGGTCAATCCGTAA
- a CDS encoding YqjF family protein gives MASVRTPLLSDRLAVREPPPGRAVMRQRWSRLLFLHWPVPAETLQSKLPPGLHVDTHDGVAWLGIVPFYMERIRPVALPPVPGVSWFLELNIRTYVHDDDGTPGIWFFSLDCNQPLAVEVARRFFHLPYQHALMSAEESNGRVRYHCQRETDGAQDAVFNYEICHTGSPADPDTLEFFLAERYLLYSVTADGSLFTGRVHHPPYRLAPVDCDEWSVEPARLDGLDLPETPPASILGAETMDVRIFPLMKKRPSR, from the coding sequence GTGGCTTCCGTGCGTACGCCGCTGCTATCCGATCGTCTCGCCGTCCGTGAGCCGCCGCCAGGACGCGCGGTGATGCGGCAGCGCTGGTCCCGGCTGCTCTTCCTCCACTGGCCGGTGCCGGCCGAAACGCTCCAATCCAAGCTCCCGCCGGGATTGCATGTGGACACACATGATGGCGTGGCTTGGCTCGGCATCGTGCCCTTCTACATGGAGCGCATCCGCCCCGTGGCCCTGCCTCCTGTGCCCGGCGTCTCATGGTTTCTGGAACTGAACATACGCACCTACGTCCATGACGACGATGGCACGCCAGGCATCTGGTTCTTCTCGCTCGATTGCAACCAGCCGCTTGCGGTCGAGGTCGCGCGCCGCTTCTTCCACCTCCCCTATCAACACGCGCTCATGTCGGCGGAGGAAAGCAACGGACGCGTCCGCTACCATTGCCAGCGTGAAACCGACGGCGCTCAAGACGCCGTATTCAACTACGAGATTTGCCATACTGGCAGCCCGGCGGACCCGGACACGCTGGAGTTCTTCCTCGCCGAGCGCTATCTGCTCTACTCCGTCACGGCGGATGGTTCCCTCTTCACCGGCCGTGTCCATCATCCTCCCTACCGGCTTGCCCCGGTCGATTGCGACGAGTGGTCCGTCGAGCCGGCACGGCTGGATGGACTCGACCTGCCGGAAACTCCACCCGCGTCCATTCTGGGAGCGGAAACCATGGACGTAAGGATCTTCCCTCTCATGAAAAAGCGCCCCTCCCGTTGA
- a CDS encoding sugar phosphate isomerase/epimerase family protein: MQLTGFADEASRDLEKQIKATKELGWSCISARMIGAANIHELSDDEFARVADRLDEAGVRVPEFGSLIGNWSKKIGGNFDITLAEIERAIPRMKRLGTEIVRVMSYAQEPWGEDQHETERFHRLREVVARFSDVGLIAAHENCMNWGGFSAKHTLRMIEEVPGLKLVFDTGNPVFQRDRSKAQPYPWQDPLAFWKAVRDHVVHIHIKDCRNPVADGVEPVYTMPGEGEAKIREILIDAKARGYDGYIAIEPHVATVFHVKDQSQVDWQQCYDSYVEYGRKFEALLESVGYGAAV, translated from the coding sequence ATGCAACTGACCGGATTTGCCGACGAAGCCTCGCGCGACCTGGAGAAACAGATCAAGGCCACCAAGGAGCTTGGCTGGTCCTGCATCTCCGCGCGCATGATCGGAGCGGCCAACATCCACGAGTTGTCCGATGACGAATTCGCCCGTGTGGCCGACCGCCTCGATGAAGCGGGCGTCCGCGTTCCGGAGTTCGGCTCGCTGATTGGAAACTGGTCGAAAAAGATCGGCGGGAATTTCGACATCACGCTGGCCGAGATCGAGCGCGCGATTCCGCGCATGAAGCGCCTCGGCACCGAAATCGTGCGCGTGATGTCCTACGCCCAGGAGCCGTGGGGGGAAGACCAGCACGAGACCGAACGCTTCCACCGCCTGCGCGAAGTGGTCGCCCGTTTCTCGGATGTCGGCCTCATCGCCGCGCATGAGAACTGCATGAACTGGGGCGGCTTCTCCGCGAAGCACACCCTGCGCATGATCGAGGAAGTTCCGGGCCTCAAGCTCGTGTTCGACACCGGTAATCCGGTGTTCCAGCGCGACCGATCGAAAGCCCAGCCTTATCCGTGGCAGGATCCCCTCGCCTTTTGGAAAGCCGTGCGCGACCACGTCGTCCACATCCACATCAAGGACTGCCGCAACCCGGTGGCCGATGGCGTGGAGCCGGTCTATACCATGCCCGGCGAAGGCGAGGCGAAGATCCGTGAGATCCTCATCGACGCCAAGGCGCGCGGTTATGACGGCTACATCGCCATCGAACCCCACGTCGCCACCGTCTTCCACGTGAAGGACCAGTCGCAGGTCGATTGGCAGCAGTGCTACGATTCCTACGTGGAATATGGCCGCAAGTTCGAAGCCCTGCTCGAGTCCGTCGGCTACGGTGCCGCGGTCTGA